A portion of the Mustela erminea isolate mMusErm1 chromosome 19, mMusErm1.Pri, whole genome shotgun sequence genome contains these proteins:
- the AGRP gene encoding agouti-related protein: MLPAVLLSCALLLALPPMQGAGMGLAPLEDIRSPDQALFPELPGLGLQSSLKRTAAEQSGEALLQEAEALAEVLDPEGRESRSPRRCVRLHESCLGHQVPCCDPCATCYCRFFNAFCYCRKLGTAMNPCSRT, from the exons ATGCTGCCTGCAGTACTGCTGAGCTGTGCCCTGCTGCTGGCACTGCCCCCCATGCAGGGGGCCGGCATGGGCCTGGCCCCACTGGAAGACATCAGAAGTCCTGACCAGGCCCTGTTCCCAGAGCTCCCAG GCCTGGGCCTGCAGTCCTCGCTGAAAAGGACAGCTGCAGAACAGTCAGGAGAGGCTCTGCTGCAGGAGGCTGAGGCCTTGGCAGAG GTACTAGATCCGGAGGGCCGAGAGTCACGCTCTCCACGTCGCTGCGTAAGGCTGCATGAATCCTGTCTGGGGCACCAGGTACCATGTTGCGACCCATGTGCCACGTGCTACTGCCGTTTCTTCAACGCCTTCTGCTACTGCCGGAAGCTGGGTACTGCCATGAACCCCTGCAGCCGTACCTAG